From the Hylaeus volcanicus isolate JK05 chromosome 4, UHH_iyHylVolc1.0_haploid, whole genome shotgun sequence genome, one window contains:
- the LOC128875633 gene encoding dynein regulatory complex subunit 4: MAPKKIKAPDTVDGVDTTKMSREQLEIYSHKILEELEREREERNFFQLERDKLRTFWEITKHQLDEARTIVRNKEREKEELAEKHEAELKLYKQKVKHLMYEHQTNLSETKADHIVALKLAQDDHMAQANELYKDKKDLKNIQKEQELAHINEIRALKLQNAEEIDKMTKQFETEAAEMEQKYEQKLTTQYESLMLKHRMEITEVEERKNTQIANLIKNHETAFSEMKNYYNDITLNNLSLIKSMKEQMEIMRGNEERMKKQVRELTIENKKYSVDLKSHEESVAHLSRQLASYEKDKLSLTNTKKRLNIVQKDFENLKWENEVLELRFEKCQSERDELHSRFVSAILELQQKTGLKNVLLEKKLEKLSDLLEQREAQISEVLAAAQLDPMAVVNANKKLENILNRKNSAIQDLQYELAKVCKAHEDLLRTYEAKLQEYGIPISELGFQPLRVKAVSSKLGLGPAGLVTTNR, encoded by the exons gcaccgaaaaaaataaaggcACCTGATACAGTAGATGGAGTTGATACAACCAAAATGAGTAGAGAACagttagaaatttattcgcaCAAGATACTTGAAGAATTGGAACGTgaaagagaagagagaaaTTTTTTCCAACTTGAAAGAGACAAGCTCAGAACTTTTTGGGAAATCACAAAACATCAACTAGACGAAGCACGTACAATTGTCAG aaataaagaacGTGAAAAAGAGGAACTAGCAGAAAAACATGAAGCAGAACTCAAATTATACAAGCAGAAAGTTAAACACTTAATGTATGAACATCAGACTAATCTATCAGAAACTAAAGCTGATCACATAGTTGCACTTAAACTGGCACAAGATGATCATATGGCTCAAGCGAACGAATTGTATAAAGATAAAAAGGatctaaaaaatatacagaaggAACAAGAGCTAGCCCATATTAATGAAATACGTGCATTAAAATTG CAAAATGCCGAGGAAATAGATAAAATGACAAAACAGTTTGAAACTGAAGCTGCGGAAAtggaacaaaaatatgaacaaaagTTAACAACCCAGTACGAATCTCTTATGCTAAAACATCGTATGGAAATTACTGAAgtggaagagagaaaaaatacacaaattgctaatttaataaaaaatcacgaGACAGCATTCtcggaaatgaaaaattactataACGATATTACTTTGAACAATCTATCCTTGATTAAGAGTATGAAG GAACAAATGGAAATAATGAGAGGTAACGAGGAGCGGATGAAAAAACAAGTACGGGAATTGACGattgagaataaaaaatattctgtggATTTGAAGTCTCACGAAGAGTCTGTAGCGCATCTTAGTCGTCAACTTGCAAGTTATGAAAAAGATAAACTATCTTTAACC aatacaaaaaaaagattaaatattgttcagaaagatttcgaaaatttgaaatgggAAAACGAAGTATTGGAATTACGTTTTGAAAAA TGTCAATCTGAAAGAGATGAATTACACTCAAGATTTGTCTCAGCTATACTCGAACTTCAACAAAAGACAGGATTGAAGAATGTCCTCTTGGAAAAGAAACTCGAAAAATTATCAGATTTATTAGAACAACGTGAAGCACAAATCAGTGAGGTACTTGCTGCTGCTCAGTTGGATCCAATGGCTGTTGTCAAtgctaataaaaaattggag AATATACTGAATAGAAAGAATAGTGCTATACAAGATCTCCAATATGAATTGGCGAAAGTTTGTAAAGCGCACGAGGATTTACTTAGAACATACGAAGCTAAGTTACAGGAATACGGGATTCCGATTAGTGAACTTGGTTTTCAGCCGCTACGTGTAAAGGCAGTAAGTTCAAAGTTAGGACTGGGACCAGCTGGTCTTGTTACTACAAATCGctag
- the LOC128875639 gene encoding galactoside alpha-(1,2)-fucosyltransferase 1-like isoform X4, with protein MSHAQQHVLASAIVLALIVVFGIHVFLFPMYTSNPPARHIKISTYEQALCRTTLKNVRIPPEWRNPCPKYGIVSAVQGGRLGNQIWEYVSVWATARRTGLEPFMPRCILKTLEEYFENLSIPPLSYIGRCSLDVSQIVNSLGQWNSTEQNIIIPRYAAYWSLILVWLDDIRREFTFKPNLRTYAERVLKEVAEEFNLLEPTFVSIHVRRTDYIDYLWQKLKIRPAPVSYYFAAMDYFIEFVKI; from the exons ATGAGTCACGCTCAGCAGCATGTACTTGCAAGCGCAATAGTTCTCGCTCTGATAGTGGTCTTTGGCATCCATGTCTTCCTGTTTCCTATGTACACATCCAACCCACCAGCTCGTCACATTAAAATATCGACGTACGAGCAAGCTCTTTGTCGTACCACCTTAAAGAATGTCAGAATACCACCAGAGTGGAGAAATCCTTGTCCCAAATATGGAATAGTTTCGGCAGTACAAGGTGGCAGACTTGGAAATCAAATATGGGAATATGTCTCTGTGTGGGCAACTGCTAGAAGAACTGGTTTAGAACCATTCATGCCACGTTGCATACTGAAAACCCTCGAGGAATACTTCGAAAATCTCAGTATTCCGCCGCTCAGTTACATCGGACGATGCAGTCTAGATGTTAGTCAGATTGTCAATTCTCTTGGACAATGGAACAGTACAGAACAAAACATCATCATACCAAG ATACGCAGCTTACTGGTCTCTCATCTTGGTGTGGTTGGACGATATACGAAGAGAATTTACGTTTAAGCCAAATTTAAGAACTTACGCGGAAAGGGTACTGAAAGAAGTAGCGGAAGAATTTAACTTGCTCGAACCAACGTTTGTAAGCATTCATGTACGAAGAACAGATTACATAGATTATCTATggcagaaattgaaaattagacCTGCCCCTGTCAGCTACTACTTTGCGGCAATGGATTACTTTATTG aatttgtaaAGATCTAA
- the LOC128875639 gene encoding galactoside alpha-(1,2)-fucosyltransferase 1-like isoform X3, which translates to MSHAQQHVLASAIVLALIVVFGIHVFLFPMYTSNPPARHIKISTYEQALCRTTLKNVRIPPEWRNPCPKYGIVSAVQGGRLGNQIWEYVSVWATARRTGLEPFMPRCILKTLEEYFENLSIPPLSYIGRCSLDVSQIVNSLGQWNSTEQNIIIPRYAAYWSLILVWLDDIRREFTFKPNLRTYAERVLKEVAEEFNLLEPTFVSIHVRRTDYIDYLWQKLKIRPAPVSYYFAAMDYFIDIIFTVFN; encoded by the exons ATGAGTCACGCTCAGCAGCATGTACTTGCAAGCGCAATAGTTCTCGCTCTGATAGTGGTCTTTGGCATCCATGTCTTCCTGTTTCCTATGTACACATCCAACCCACCAGCTCGTCACATTAAAATATCGACGTACGAGCAAGCTCTTTGTCGTACCACCTTAAAGAATGTCAGAATACCACCAGAGTGGAGAAATCCTTGTCCCAAATATGGAATAGTTTCGGCAGTACAAGGTGGCAGACTTGGAAATCAAATATGGGAATATGTCTCTGTGTGGGCAACTGCTAGAAGAACTGGTTTAGAACCATTCATGCCACGTTGCATACTGAAAACCCTCGAGGAATACTTCGAAAATCTCAGTATTCCGCCGCTCAGTTACATCGGACGATGCAGTCTAGATGTTAGTCAGATTGTCAATTCTCTTGGACAATGGAACAGTACAGAACAAAACATCATCATACCAAG ATACGCAGCTTACTGGTCTCTCATCTTGGTGTGGTTGGACGATATACGAAGAGAATTTACGTTTAAGCCAAATTTAAGAACTTACGCGGAAAGGGTACTGAAAGAAGTAGCGGAAGAATTTAACTTGCTCGAACCAACGTTTGTAAGCATTCATGTACGAAGAACAGATTACATAGATTATCTATggcagaaattgaaaattagacCTGCCCCTGTCAGCTACTACTTTGCGGCAATGGATTACTTTATTG atataatATTCACcgtttttaattga
- the LOC128875639 gene encoding galactoside alpha-(1,2)-fucosyltransferase 1-like isoform X1, with the protein MSHAQQHVLASAIVLALIVVFGIHVFLFPMYTSNPPARHIKISTYEQALCRTTLKNVRIPPEWRNPCPKYGIVSAVQGGRLGNQIWEYVSVWATARRTGLEPFMPRCILKTLEEYFENLSIPPLSYIGRCSLDVSQIVNSLGQWNSTEQNIIIPRYAAYWSLILVWLDDIRREFTFKPNLRTYAERVLKEVAEEFNLLEPTFVSIHVRRTDYIDYLWQKLKIRPAPVSYYFAAMDYFIGKYNNVVFVVTSDNIVWCKYNLHSKRHRIKFVSDIDAKGPGKDLAVLSACNHSIIDYGTYGSFGAILAAGETVVYNVTTYFSTLIAEVLPNWKIMS; encoded by the exons ATGAGTCACGCTCAGCAGCATGTACTTGCAAGCGCAATAGTTCTCGCTCTGATAGTGGTCTTTGGCATCCATGTCTTCCTGTTTCCTATGTACACATCCAACCCACCAGCTCGTCACATTAAAATATCGACGTACGAGCAAGCTCTTTGTCGTACCACCTTAAAGAATGTCAGAATACCACCAGAGTGGAGAAATCCTTGTCCCAAATATGGAATAGTTTCGGCAGTACAAGGTGGCAGACTTGGAAATCAAATATGGGAATATGTCTCTGTGTGGGCAACTGCTAGAAGAACTGGTTTAGAACCATTCATGCCACGTTGCATACTGAAAACCCTCGAGGAATACTTCGAAAATCTCAGTATTCCGCCGCTCAGTTACATCGGACGATGCAGTCTAGATGTTAGTCAGATTGTCAATTCTCTTGGACAATGGAACAGTACAGAACAAAACATCATCATACCAAG ATACGCAGCTTACTGGTCTCTCATCTTGGTGTGGTTGGACGATATACGAAGAGAATTTACGTTTAAGCCAAATTTAAGAACTTACGCGGAAAGGGTACTGAAAGAAGTAGCGGAAGAATTTAACTTGCTCGAACCAACGTTTGTAAGCATTCATGTACGAAGAACAGATTACATAGATTATCTATggcagaaattgaaaattagacCTGCCCCTGTCAGCTACTACTTTGCGGCAATGGATTACTTTATTGGCAAGTATAATAATGTAGTATTTGTAGTAACTAGCGATAATATAGTGTGGTGCAAGTATAATTTGCATAGTAAACGACATAGAATCAAATTTGTGTCCGATATCGACGCAAAAGGTCCTGGCAAAGACCTTGCAGTTTTATCAGCATGTAATCACAGTATTATAGATTATGGTACATACGGTTCATTTGGCGCAATTTTAGCCGCTGGTGAGACTGTAGTGTACAATGTAACGACATACTTTTCTACCTTAATTGCCGAAGTTTTGCCAAACTGGAAGATAATGAgttga
- the LOC128875639 gene encoding galactoside alpha-(1,2)-fucosyltransferase 1-like isoform X2, whose amino-acid sequence MSHAQQHVLASAIVLALIVVFGIHVFLFPMYTSNPPARHIKISTYEQALCRTTLKNVRIPPEWRNPCPKYGIVSAVQGGRLGNQIWEYVSVWATARRTGLEPFMPRCILKTLEEYFENLSIPPLSYIGRCSLDVSQIVNSLGQWNSTEQNIIIPRYAAYWSLILVWLDDIRREFTFKPNLRTYAERVLKEVAEEFNLLEPTFVSIHVRRTDYIDYLWQKLKIRPAPVSYYFAAMDYFIDMIKSSTSLLDSKVLLHSLTLF is encoded by the exons ATGAGTCACGCTCAGCAGCATGTACTTGCAAGCGCAATAGTTCTCGCTCTGATAGTGGTCTTTGGCATCCATGTCTTCCTGTTTCCTATGTACACATCCAACCCACCAGCTCGTCACATTAAAATATCGACGTACGAGCAAGCTCTTTGTCGTACCACCTTAAAGAATGTCAGAATACCACCAGAGTGGAGAAATCCTTGTCCCAAATATGGAATAGTTTCGGCAGTACAAGGTGGCAGACTTGGAAATCAAATATGGGAATATGTCTCTGTGTGGGCAACTGCTAGAAGAACTGGTTTAGAACCATTCATGCCACGTTGCATACTGAAAACCCTCGAGGAATACTTCGAAAATCTCAGTATTCCGCCGCTCAGTTACATCGGACGATGCAGTCTAGATGTTAGTCAGATTGTCAATTCTCTTGGACAATGGAACAGTACAGAACAAAACATCATCATACCAAG ATACGCAGCTTACTGGTCTCTCATCTTGGTGTGGTTGGACGATATACGAAGAGAATTTACGTTTAAGCCAAATTTAAGAACTTACGCGGAAAGGGTACTGAAAGAAGTAGCGGAAGAATTTAACTTGCTCGAACCAACGTTTGTAAGCATTCATGTACGAAGAACAGATTACATAGATTATCTATggcagaaattgaaaattagacCTGCCCCTGTCAGCTACTACTTTGCGGCAATGGATTACTTTATTG
- the LOC128875639 gene encoding galactoside alpha-(1,2)-fucosyltransferase 1-like isoform X5 yields the protein MSHAQQHVLASAIVLALIVVFGIHVFLFPMYTSNPPARHIKISTYEQALCRTTLKNVRIPPEWRNPCPKYGIVSAVQGGRLGNQIWEYVSVWATARRTGLEPFMPRCILKTLEEYFENLSIPPLSYIGRCSLDVSQIVNSLGQWNSTEQNIIIPRYAAYWSLILVWLDDIRREFTFKPNLRTYAERVLKEVAEEFNLLEPTFVSIHVRRTDYIDYLWQKLKIRPAPVSYYFAAMDYFIGV from the exons ATGAGTCACGCTCAGCAGCATGTACTTGCAAGCGCAATAGTTCTCGCTCTGATAGTGGTCTTTGGCATCCATGTCTTCCTGTTTCCTATGTACACATCCAACCCACCAGCTCGTCACATTAAAATATCGACGTACGAGCAAGCTCTTTGTCGTACCACCTTAAAGAATGTCAGAATACCACCAGAGTGGAGAAATCCTTGTCCCAAATATGGAATAGTTTCGGCAGTACAAGGTGGCAGACTTGGAAATCAAATATGGGAATATGTCTCTGTGTGGGCAACTGCTAGAAGAACTGGTTTAGAACCATTCATGCCACGTTGCATACTGAAAACCCTCGAGGAATACTTCGAAAATCTCAGTATTCCGCCGCTCAGTTACATCGGACGATGCAGTCTAGATGTTAGTCAGATTGTCAATTCTCTTGGACAATGGAACAGTACAGAACAAAACATCATCATACCAAG ATACGCAGCTTACTGGTCTCTCATCTTGGTGTGGTTGGACGATATACGAAGAGAATTTACGTTTAAGCCAAATTTAAGAACTTACGCGGAAAGGGTACTGAAAGAAGTAGCGGAAGAATTTAACTTGCTCGAACCAACGTTTGTAAGCATTCATGTACGAAGAACAGATTACATAGATTATCTATggcagaaattgaaaattagacCTGCCCCTGTCAGCTACTACTTTGCGGCAATGGATTACTTTATTG